One genomic segment of Paenibacillus xylanexedens includes these proteins:
- the queD gene encoding 6-carboxytetrahydropterin synthase QueD, giving the protein MREPGTFRIVEHLQRIGEDILPTQLRYHRKRVLVSKEFTFDAAHHLHCYEGKCKNLHGHTYKVIFGISGYPGETGLTVDFGHIKDIWKTQIEGYLDHQYLNETLPLMNTTAENMVVWLFEQMEHALQTEPYAGLTDGGRTEFVRLFETPTSYAEARREWMIDE; this is encoded by the coding sequence ATGAGAGAACCTGGAACATTCCGTATTGTGGAGCATCTGCAACGCATCGGAGAAGATATTCTACCCACCCAGCTGCGCTATCACCGCAAACGTGTGCTTGTAAGCAAAGAATTTACCTTTGACGCAGCACATCACCTGCATTGTTATGAAGGCAAGTGCAAGAACCTGCACGGTCATACGTATAAAGTTATTTTTGGGATCAGCGGTTATCCGGGTGAAACCGGGCTGACGGTTGATTTTGGACATATCAAAGATATATGGAAAACTCAGATTGAGGGATATCTGGATCATCAGTACCTCAACGAGACACTTCCTTTAATGAATACAACGGCTGAAAATATGGTCGTTTGGCTGTTCGAACAGATGGAACATGCGTTGCAAACAGAACCCTATGCCGGGCTGACCGATGGTGGGCGGACGGAGTTTGTCCGACTCTTCGAGACACCCACCAGTTACGCGGAAGCGAGACGGGAGTGGATGATCGATGAGTAG
- the queC gene encoding 7-cyano-7-deazaguanine synthase QueC, whose translation MNEEKAVVVFSGGQDSTTCLFWAKQQFAEVEVVTFDYGQRHKLEIECAAEIARDLGVQQTVLDMSLLNQLAPNALTRTDVEITHEEGELPSTFVDGRNLLFLSFAAIMAKQKGARHLVTGVCETDFSGYPDCRDSFVKSMNVTLNLSMDYPFVIHTPLMWLDKAQTWKMADDLGAFDYVRERTLTCYNGVIGDGCGECPACKLRKAGLDRYVQQRSAAESAGADVR comes from the coding sequence TTGAACGAAGAAAAAGCAGTCGTTGTATTCAGCGGAGGTCAGGATAGTACCACGTGTCTGTTCTGGGCCAAACAACAGTTTGCCGAAGTCGAGGTTGTTACGTTTGATTACGGACAGCGCCACAAGCTAGAGATTGAATGTGCAGCGGAAATCGCTCGTGATCTGGGCGTACAGCAAACGGTACTCGATATGAGTCTGTTAAATCAGCTTGCACCCAATGCGCTCACTCGCACGGATGTCGAGATTACGCATGAAGAAGGCGAACTGCCAAGTACATTTGTAGATGGACGGAATCTGCTGTTCCTCAGTTTTGCGGCCATTATGGCAAAGCAAAAAGGAGCACGTCACCTGGTTACAGGTGTATGCGAGACGGATTTCAGCGGATACCCGGATTGCCGGGATTCATTTGTGAAATCGATGAATGTGACGCTTAACCTGTCGATGGACTATCCATTTGTCATTCATACCCCGCTCATGTGGCTGGACAAAGCCCAAACGTGGAAGATGGCCGATGATCTCGGTGCCTTTGATTATGTCCGCGAGCGTACTCTGACCTGTTATAACGGCGTAATCGGCGATGGATGCGGAGAATGCCCTGCTTGCAAACTGCGCAAAGCCGGACTGGATCGCTATGTACAGCAACGTTCTGCTGCTGAATCGGCGGGAGCGGATGTACGATGA
- a CDS encoding AIM24 family protein: MNIHLNNAEASGAGQVVTFSLIKDDRLHILHPQQIVAFRGPSGSRNDKFMNITGIYRKKKLIKSEITGPCQFVAALPPGFTMKEVELTEDSDLLYDFRHLFFYSDGVTMHTKIQKIKNMLITRDAVKMKFSGKGKIGLLTQGQVCQQELHPTAPLYVDAGSIIAYPENAHLELTVYGNNLASQHMNYHWKMTGHGSVLFQAGRENHRLEQDLNDEGLFKRILKEVIPFGNVLIK; encoded by the coding sequence ATGAACATACACCTGAACAATGCTGAAGCAAGCGGAGCAGGACAAGTCGTCACATTTTCACTGATTAAAGATGACCGCCTTCATATTTTGCATCCGCAGCAAATTGTGGCCTTCCGCGGTCCAAGTGGGAGTCGCAATGATAAATTCATGAATATCACGGGCATATATCGCAAAAAAAAGCTGATTAAATCCGAAATCACCGGACCTTGCCAATTTGTGGCTGCCCTGCCTCCCGGATTCACGATGAAGGAAGTGGAGCTCACGGAGGACAGTGATCTGCTCTATGACTTTCGCCACCTGTTCTTCTACTCTGATGGTGTAACCATGCATACCAAAATCCAGAAAATCAAAAACATGCTGATCACCCGTGATGCAGTGAAAATGAAATTTTCCGGCAAAGGCAAAATCGGATTGCTCACTCAAGGTCAGGTCTGCCAACAGGAACTTCACCCAACAGCGCCGCTCTATGTGGATGCTGGTAGCATTATTGCCTATCCTGAAAATGCACATCTGGAACTCACCGTATATGGTAACAACCTTGCCAGTCAGCATATGAATTATCATTGGAAGATGACAGGACATGGATCTGTGCTCTTTCAGGCTGGACGTGAGAATCATAGATTGGAACAGGATCTCAACGATGAGGGGCTGTTTAAACGAATTCTGAAAGAAGTGATCCCTTTCGGCAATGTATTGATCAAATAA
- a CDS encoding helix-turn-helix transcriptional regulator codes for MTDRLIRLMRIITLVQAKPGILARELAQRCETTERTIYRDMEALSAMHIPIANMGHGQGYMFISQFAMYPLNWSDEEAQAFMHLAEVMENIRPLLKPAFESAYEKVVAASQKNKTERVEWSEQISGLFKAGLPVWQNENNDSQNQSMITLLQAGISQNTIEGEYLSQGKKGIVRIDPYCLIPREYRFELLGYCHLSEKLRIFQVSRLQKIRILPRTFRKEDYLMQSHFRIPWAYEGSTEWTAFKIRFAPHAVERVMQEQFFIRPILTIEPEGSLLFEAILSDVDEFLVWISKYGPDAEILEPEICRIKMKERLKYWQQMYNKS; via the coding sequence ATGACAGACCGACTAATCCGATTAATGCGCATTATAACGCTGGTGCAGGCGAAGCCAGGCATACTGGCACGTGAGCTCGCCCAGCGATGCGAGACGACGGAAAGGACGATATACCGCGACATGGAGGCCCTCAGTGCAATGCATATCCCGATCGCCAATATGGGACACGGGCAAGGGTACATGTTTATCAGCCAGTTTGCCATGTATCCGCTAAATTGGTCTGATGAAGAAGCCCAAGCTTTCATGCATCTTGCTGAAGTTATGGAGAATATTCGTCCTTTGCTGAAACCTGCTTTTGAGAGCGCTTATGAGAAAGTGGTTGCTGCGAGTCAGAAAAACAAAACAGAACGAGTGGAATGGTCGGAGCAAATTAGTGGATTGTTCAAAGCGGGATTGCCCGTATGGCAAAATGAAAACAACGATTCGCAGAATCAATCCATGATTACCCTGCTTCAGGCTGGCATTTCACAGAACACCATTGAAGGGGAGTATCTGTCTCAAGGTAAAAAAGGGATCGTACGTATAGATCCTTACTGTCTTATCCCTCGTGAATACAGATTTGAGCTGTTAGGGTATTGTCACCTGTCGGAGAAACTTCGAATATTTCAGGTGAGCCGGCTGCAAAAGATACGAATATTGCCACGCACGTTTCGCAAAGAGGATTATCTGATGCAATCGCACTTCCGCATTCCTTGGGCATACGAGGGAAGTACGGAGTGGACTGCGTTCAAAATTCGATTTGCACCCCATGCTGTGGAGCGTGTGATGCAGGAGCAATTTTTTATACGACCCATCCTAACCATTGAACCGGAAGGTAGCCTGTTATTTGAAGCCATATTAAGTGATGTTGACGAATTTCTTGTATGGATATCTAAATATGGACCTGATGCGGAAATTCTCGAACCTGAGATCTGCCGCATCAAGATGAAAGAACGCCTAAAATATTGGCAACAAATGTACAATAAAAGTTGA
- a CDS encoding 3'-5' exonuclease, with translation MPYIIYDLEFTVSRNTRYSSEIIDIGAVKVTESADGLVVTDTFHTYVRPSNKSVLSTDTIQFTGITQKDIDAAPLFPAALNQFIAWMGSDPYYMCSWGPDDRSKLISHCRTHQLDVAWITNHNDLQQQWSRTVRKEGKFRQLGLAQALEICGIEFDGTQHRALDDAINTAKVFMHQFDRFTLENNCAADDEGITSKVVYSSSTEDEEKESPFGNLASLFKTKE, from the coding sequence ATGCCATATATCATATATGATCTTGAATTCACGGTAAGCCGCAATACTCGCTATTCTTCTGAAATTATTGATATCGGTGCCGTCAAAGTTACGGAAAGTGCGGATGGATTGGTCGTAACGGATACGTTCCATACGTATGTTCGTCCTTCCAATAAGTCTGTTCTGTCCACTGACACGATTCAGTTTACAGGTATCACGCAGAAAGATATTGATGCAGCCCCCCTTTTTCCGGCAGCACTGAATCAATTCATCGCCTGGATGGGAAGTGACCCCTATTACATGTGTTCCTGGGGACCCGATGACCGCAGCAAACTGATCTCTCATTGTCGCACCCATCAACTTGATGTGGCCTGGATCACTAATCATAACGATCTCCAGCAACAATGGTCCCGCACCGTTCGCAAAGAAGGCAAGTTCCGTCAACTCGGTCTCGCTCAGGCTCTTGAAATCTGCGGAATCGAATTCGATGGTACCCAGCACCGCGCATTGGATGATGCCATCAATACAGCCAAGGTATTTATGCATCAATTTGACCGTTTCACTCTGGAAAACAACTGTGCAGCCGATGATGAGGGCATTACATCCAAGGTTGTCTATTCCAGCTCCACAGAAGATGAAGAGAAAGAATCACCTTTTGGTAATCTGGCAAGCCTTTTCAAAACCAAAGAGTAA
- a CDS encoding proline--tRNA ligase has translation MRQSEMLVPTLREAPAEADAAGHRWLLRSGMIRQLAAGIYSYLPLGRRILLNVERIVREEMDRAGCQEVLLPIMQPAELWEESGRYTQYGPELMRLKDRHAREFALGPTHEEVVTALARDEVSSYRKLPFTLYQIGTKFRDERRPRFGLLRGREFIMKDAYSFASDWEELDRTYQAMNTAYSRILERCGLDYIRVEADAGTIGGQGETHEFMALADVGEDTIVTCKHCGYAANLEKADYQTSGDMEKKEGSLEVPADSASADSALQTDQHSGVETVVRISTPGVRTIAELTTFVGKGAEHMIKTLLYVADGQLVAALVRGDHELNDIALKQVLGAEELILADDAAIAAHPNLKVGFLGPIGLNLPMVVDADVAVMKSAITGANEVDVHVSGVRPGIDFALERVERIRFAAEGDACPTCGSPLVFTKGIEVGHIFKLGTKYSDAMGASFLDRNGRQCAPVMGCYGIGVSRLMAAIAEQYAGDDGIKWPAAVAPYDVHLITVSWKDEQQRQLTLELEQQLIDGGYTVLVDDRDERPGVKFKDAELIGLPVQIVIGRGAAERQVELGSHALAVTGESKRIGLTAQEAVLYVKEQLTS, from the coding sequence ATGCGTCAAAGTGAAATGCTTGTCCCAACATTACGTGAAGCGCCAGCGGAGGCAGATGCAGCGGGACATCGCTGGTTACTGCGTTCCGGTATGATTCGCCAACTTGCTGCGGGAATTTACAGTTATCTGCCCCTCGGACGGCGTATATTGTTAAATGTTGAACGGATCGTTCGTGAAGAGATGGATCGTGCTGGATGTCAGGAAGTGTTGCTGCCGATTATGCAGCCTGCGGAGTTGTGGGAAGAATCCGGAAGATACACACAGTATGGTCCCGAATTGATGCGTCTGAAGGATCGTCATGCACGGGAATTTGCTCTTGGACCAACACATGAGGAAGTCGTAACCGCTTTAGCGCGGGACGAGGTGAGCTCGTATCGTAAGCTGCCATTCACCCTGTACCAGATCGGAACCAAGTTCCGGGATGAGCGCCGTCCTCGATTTGGATTGCTGCGTGGACGGGAGTTCATCATGAAGGATGCGTACTCTTTTGCTTCGGACTGGGAAGAGCTTGATCGGACTTATCAGGCTATGAACACGGCGTATAGTCGCATTCTGGAGCGTTGTGGTCTGGACTATATCCGTGTTGAGGCGGACGCAGGAACCATTGGCGGTCAAGGAGAAACACATGAGTTCATGGCTCTTGCTGATGTGGGTGAGGACACAATTGTAACCTGCAAACATTGTGGATATGCTGCAAATCTGGAGAAAGCGGATTATCAGACTTCTGGAGATATGGAGAAAAAAGAAGGAAGCTTGGAAGTTCCAGCTGATTCTGCGAGTGCAGACTCCGCGCTTCAAACGGATCAACATTCAGGAGTGGAAACAGTAGTACGTATCTCGACACCTGGCGTTCGTACGATCGCAGAGTTAACCACTTTTGTGGGCAAAGGTGCTGAACATATGATCAAAACGCTGCTTTATGTGGCGGATGGTCAGCTCGTCGCTGCGCTTGTGCGTGGAGATCATGAACTGAATGACATCGCATTGAAGCAGGTGTTGGGGGCAGAGGAACTGATCCTTGCAGACGATGCAGCCATTGCGGCTCATCCAAATCTGAAGGTAGGATTCCTGGGTCCGATTGGACTAAATCTGCCGATGGTGGTGGACGCTGACGTGGCAGTGATGAAGAGTGCAATTACAGGAGCCAATGAAGTGGATGTGCATGTTTCCGGTGTACGCCCAGGGATTGATTTTGCATTGGAGCGAGTAGAACGAATCCGCTTTGCTGCGGAGGGGGATGCTTGTCCAACATGTGGATCACCACTTGTGTTTACCAAAGGTATTGAGGTTGGACACATTTTCAAATTGGGGACGAAATATAGTGATGCCATGGGTGCTTCATTCCTGGATCGTAATGGTCGCCAGTGTGCGCCAGTCATGGGGTGTTACGGCATTGGCGTATCCCGCCTGATGGCCGCTATAGCTGAGCAGTATGCCGGAGATGATGGCATAAAATGGCCTGCTGCTGTTGCGCCTTATGATGTGCATCTGATTACAGTAAGTTGGAAGGATGAGCAGCAGCGTCAGCTCACCCTCGAACTGGAACAACAATTGATCGATGGCGGTTACACGGTATTGGTTGATGATCGGGATGAACGTCCGGGTGTGAAATTCAAGGATGCGGAGCTGATCGGATTGCCTGTGCAGATCGTTATTGGCCGAGGAGCAGCCGAAAGACAGGTCGAACTGGGATCACACGCACTTGCAGTAACAGGTGAATCGAAACGAATCGGGTTGACTGCACAGGAAGCTGTGCTTTATGTGAAGGAACAGCTCACTTCCTAA